The stretch of DNA CGCTGGGTGCCGGTGTGGCAGAAGCGGCAGGTGAGCGTGCAGCCGACCTGGCTGGAGACGCAGAGGGTGCCGCGCGCCGCCTCTGGGATGTGGACGCTTTCGGCCTCCTGGCCGTCGGGGAAGCGTAGCAGCCACTTGCGGGTGCCGTCCTGGGAGACCTGGCCGCGGGCGATGGCCGGCCGCTCGACCCGGAAGCTCTCGGCGAGCCGCGCCCGGAGCGCCTTGCCCAGGGAGGTCATGGCGTCGAAGTCGGTGGCGCCGTGGTGGTAGATCCAGCTCCAGAGCTGGCGCGCCCGGAAGGCCGGCTCGCCCAGCTCGGCCAAGGCCGCGCCCAGCTCCTCCCGGCTCAGGCCGACCAGGTTCGCCCGTCCGTCCCGGGCGTCGGGCGGCGGCGCGAAGTGTTCGGCATGGGCAATCCGGCTCATGGGGCTGTCTTAGCGG from Pseudomonadota bacterium encodes:
- a CDS encoding 23S rRNA (adenine(2503)-C(2))-methyltransferase RlmN; its protein translation is MSRIAHAEHFAPPPDARDGRANLVGLSREELGAALAELGEPAFRARQLWSWIYHHGATDFDAMTSLGKALRARLAESFRVERPAIARGQVSQDGTRKWLLRFPDGQEAESVHIPEAARGTLCVSSQVGCTLTCRFCHTGTQRLVRNLSPAEIVGQVMLARDELGDWPSPAPERQLTNLVMMGMGEPLYNYENVAAALKIVLDGEGFSLARRRITLSTSGVVPMMQRCG